Proteins co-encoded in one Capsicum annuum cultivar UCD-10X-F1 chromosome 9, UCD10Xv1.1, whole genome shotgun sequence genomic window:
- the LOC107841385 gene encoding protein ZW2, with translation MPRGSSRTNISAGSFEAFLQGWLRRQEEFLNELTTAQNTLDESSQNVMRHLISRVLVHYQEFFEEKSRMSHRNVFYMFSPAWFTPIEKSFLWIAGFKPGLEFSLVMNSVNDLSENQVERLNRLRVETMVEEKDLMDKLAKIQESVAAPPLMGLTQQLEIEQLRDGEIIEVNEEIEILRTAVENVVTDEDRLRTKTADSVMGILSPFLSLKFLAAAAQLQLRVRMVGTQREEERRHQTDTWNGW, from the exons ATGCCACGAGGCTCATCTAGAACAAACATTAGTGCTGGTTCATTTGAGGCTTTTCTTCAAGGCTGGCTACGACGCCAAGAAGAATTCTTGAATGAACTTACTACAGCCCAAAACACACTAGAcgagtcatcacaaaatgttatGAGACACCTTATATCTCGTGTTCTAGTACATTATCAAGAATTCTTTGAGGAAAAATCAAGAATGTCACATAGAAATGTGTTCTATATGTTTTCCCCTGCATGGTTTACTCCAATAGAAAAAAGTTTTTTATGGATTGCAGGGTTTAAACCAGGGTTAGAATTTTCACTTGTTATGAATTCCGTTAATGATTTGAGTGAAAATCAAGTTGAGAGACTCAATAGGTTGAGAGTTGAAACAATGGTTGAAGAGAAGGACCTTATGGACAAGTTGGCTAAAATTCAAGAAAGTGTTGCTGCCCCGCCCTTGATGGGACTCACACAACAGCTCGAAATTGAACAACTCCGAG ACGGAGAAATCATAGAAGTGAATGAGGAGATAGAAATACTAAGAACAGCTGTGGAGAATGTGGTGACAGATGAAGATAGGTTGAGGACAAAAACAGCAGATAGTGTGATGGGAATACTAAGCCCTTTCCTGAGTTTGAAGTTTTTGGCAGCTGCTGCACAACTTCAGCTTAGAGTAAGGATGGTTGGAACACAGAGAGAAGAAGAGAGGAGGCATCAAACGGATACTTGGAATGGTTGGtag